Proteins encoded within one genomic window of Actinomycetota bacterium:
- the typA gene encoding translational GTPase TypA: protein MTQTASRSDLRNVAIIAHVDHGKTTLVDAMLWQSGAFSAHQDVTDRVMDSMDLEREKGITILAKNTAVRYNGPAAPTGVTLNIIDTPGHADFGGEVERGLEMVDGVLLLVDASEGPLPQTRFVLRKALAKKLPVVLVINKVDRSDARIAEVVDETYELFFDLDATEEQINFPIVYASAKAGRASLARPEDGAMPEEENLEPLFRTLIETVPAPTYNPEAPLQAHVTNLDSSPYLGRLALCRVHNGNIKKGQQVAWCKSDGTIERVKVVELLMTEALTRVSAQSAGPGDIIAVAGMENITIGETLADPENPIPLPIITVDEPSISMTIGINTSPLSGETGSKVTARLLKTRLDAELIGNVSLRVLDTERPDTWEVQGRGELQLAILVELMRREKYELTVGKPQVVTREINGKLHEPVERLTIDVPEDYVGVVTQLLGLRKGRLEQMINHGTGWVRMEYLVPARGLIGFRTEFLTETRGTGLLHHVFEKYEAWFGELRTRPTGSLVADRRGAVTAYACFGLQERGTLFVTPTTEVYEGMVVGENARSDDMDVNVVREKKLTNVRSSTGDELERLIPAKQLSLEQALEFCREDECVEVTPSHVRIRKVLLTKTDRDRARAKAKTQNS from the coding sequence GTGACCCAAACCGCCTCGCGCTCCGACCTTCGTAATGTTGCCATCATCGCTCACGTTGACCATGGAAAAACAACGCTAGTTGATGCCATGCTTTGGCAATCGGGCGCTTTTTCGGCCCACCAAGATGTGACTGATCGGGTTATGGATTCCATGGATCTTGAGCGGGAAAAGGGAATCACTATCCTGGCCAAAAACACCGCTGTCCGGTACAACGGGCCAGCGGCACCGACTGGGGTAACACTTAACATCATTGATACTCCCGGTCACGCAGATTTTGGTGGCGAGGTTGAGCGCGGCCTGGAAATGGTAGATGGCGTGCTACTACTAGTAGATGCCAGCGAAGGACCCCTACCGCAAACCCGATTTGTTTTGCGCAAAGCCTTGGCCAAGAAACTCCCCGTAGTTTTAGTGATCAACAAGGTTGATCGAAGTGACGCACGAATCGCTGAAGTAGTCGATGAGACTTACGAACTATTTTTTGACTTGGATGCAACCGAAGAGCAAATTAACTTTCCAATTGTTTATGCGTCAGCAAAAGCAGGACGCGCTTCTCTGGCTCGGCCTGAAGATGGGGCGATGCCTGAGGAAGAAAACCTAGAGCCATTGTTTAGAACCTTGATTGAAACAGTTCCCGCTCCAACCTACAATCCAGAAGCCCCGTTACAAGCCCATGTTACGAACCTGGACTCCTCGCCATATCTTGGTCGCTTGGCCCTCTGTCGGGTTCACAATGGCAACATAAAAAAAGGACAGCAAGTCGCTTGGTGTAAATCTGATGGGACCATTGAGCGAGTGAAAGTTGTAGAACTACTCATGACTGAAGCATTAACGCGAGTTTCTGCCCAAAGTGCTGGTCCAGGCGACATCATTGCTGTTGCAGGTATGGAAAACATAACAATTGGCGAAACCTTAGCCGATCCTGAGAATCCAATTCCGCTGCCGATAATCACAGTGGACGAGCCGTCAATCTCCATGACAATCGGAATCAACACTTCGCCGCTTTCTGGTGAAACTGGCAGTAAAGTTACTGCTCGATTGCTTAAGACTCGACTCGATGCTGAACTTATCGGAAATGTCTCGCTACGAGTACTAGACACTGAACGACCAGATACTTGGGAAGTTCAGGGCCGCGGCGAACTGCAACTGGCGATACTTGTGGAGCTCATGCGCCGAGAGAAATATGAGCTAACAGTCGGTAAGCCACAGGTCGTTACGAGAGAGATAAACGGCAAACTTCACGAGCCAGTGGAACGCCTAACGATTGATGTACCCGAGGACTATGTAGGAGTTGTTACTCAACTGCTGGGTTTGCGTAAAGGTCGCTTGGAGCAAATGATCAACCACGGCACCGGCTGGGTGCGAATGGAGTATTTAGTTCCAGCACGAGGCTTAATTGGCTTTCGAACTGAATTTCTAACCGAGACGCGGGGCACTGGCCTACTGCATCACGTATTTGAGAAATACGAAGCCTGGTTTGGCGAGCTTAGAACTAGGCCAACGGGCTCGCTAGTCGCAGATCGCCGTGGCGCTGTGACTGCCTATGCCTGTTTTGGCTTGCAAGAGCGTGGAACGCTATTTGTCACCCCGACAACCGAGGTTTATGAAGGCATGGTTGTCGGCGAAAATGCCAGATCTGATGACATGGATGTAAATGTTGTGCGCGAAAAGAAGTTAACCAACGTACGTTCATCTACCGGAGATGAATTAGAAAGACTAATTCCAGCCAAGCAGTTAAGTCTGGAACAAGCTTTAGAGTTTTGTCGCGAAGACGAATGTGTAGAAGTCACCCCAAGTCACGTGCGCATCAGAAAAGTTCTGCTCACTAAGACTGATCGTGATCGGGCTCGGGCGAAGGCGAAGACACAAAATTCGTGA
- a CDS encoding GNAT family N-acetyltransferase produces MTSRIRYASIDDAFALQNLMAQTFPLACPPDVAKSDIQVHLARLCSAENFKSSIADEKSAVIVACDGSELLGFALLIFAETESAEIAASLTSVSSAVKLSRFYVHPNWHGQGIAQQLMQRSFELVHELGWSSLWLTVNKQNERANKFYQKWGFEIVGESDFILGGSVQKDFVRERFFTR; encoded by the coding sequence GTGACTTCTCGGATTAGGTATGCATCTATCGATGATGCATTTGCCTTGCAAAACTTAATGGCTCAGACCTTTCCACTCGCTTGCCCTCCCGATGTTGCTAAGTCCGATATCCAAGTTCACTTGGCCCGACTTTGCTCTGCAGAAAATTTCAAGAGTTCTATCGCAGATGAGAAATCGGCAGTAATCGTTGCCTGCGATGGCTCAGAACTTTTGGGTTTCGCCCTGTTAATCTTCGCGGAAACCGAGAGTGCGGAAATTGCTGCATCCTTAACATCAGTTTCCAGTGCAGTTAAGTTAAGTCGCTTTTATGTTCATCCTAATTGGCATGGACAGGGTATCGCCCAGCAGCTAATGCAGCGTTCTTTTGAACTCGTTCATGAATTGGGTTGGTCTTCACTATGGCTAACGGTAAATAAGCAAAATGAGCGGGCAAATAAGTTCTATCAAAAGTGGGGCTTTGAAATAGTCGGCGAGAGCGATTTTATCCTCGGAGGCAGTGTGCAGAAGGATTTTGTCCGCGAACGCTTTTTCACTCGTTAA
- the ychF gene encoding redox-regulated ATPase YchF: protein MGLTIGIVGLPNVGKSTLFNALTRNNVLAANYPFATIEPNTGVVAVPDSRLDVLAKIFSSQEILPATVTFVDIAGIVRGASEGEGLGNKFLANIRESDAICQVIRAFSDPDVIHVDGKVSPADDIETINTELILADLQTLEKAIPRLSKEAKQDKARAAVLETAEKAAEILNTGQTIFASGLDSTPIRELFLLTAKPFLYVFNLDDDEMTDLSLKQSLSKLVAPAEAVFLNAKLEADLTELDEAEALELLQTVGQAQSGIAVLSRVGFETLGLQTYLTAGPKEARAWTIRRGATAPEAAGVIHTDFQKGFIKAEIVSFADLVEAGSVSEAKSRGKVRMEGKEYVMSDGDVVEFRFNV from the coding sequence ATGGGTTTAACAATCGGAATTGTCGGCTTACCAAATGTCGGGAAATCAACGCTATTTAACGCACTCACACGCAATAATGTTTTGGCCGCAAATTACCCGTTCGCAACCATCGAGCCCAACACTGGGGTCGTTGCCGTTCCAGATAGTCGACTTGATGTTTTGGCAAAGATTTTTAGCTCGCAAGAGATTTTGCCTGCAACAGTTACATTCGTTGATATTGCAGGAATTGTCCGTGGCGCAAGCGAAGGCGAAGGGCTTGGCAACAAGTTCTTAGCGAACATCCGCGAGTCAGATGCAATCTGCCAAGTAATCCGAGCGTTCTCAGATCCAGACGTTATTCATGTCGATGGAAAAGTTTCCCCTGCGGACGATATCGAAACGATTAATACTGAACTTATCTTGGCTGATCTACAAACGCTGGAAAAGGCTATTCCGAGATTGTCCAAGGAAGCAAAGCAGGATAAAGCTCGAGCCGCAGTTTTGGAGACTGCAGAAAAAGCAGCCGAGATTTTGAATACTGGACAAACAATTTTTGCTTCGGGATTGGACTCGACTCCGATCCGTGAACTTTTTTTGTTGACAGCGAAACCATTTCTTTACGTATTTAATTTAGATGATGATGAAATGACCGACCTCAGTTTGAAGCAATCGCTTTCTAAATTGGTAGCCCCGGCTGAGGCAGTTTTCTTAAATGCAAAATTGGAAGCTGATCTAACGGAATTAGACGAAGCAGAAGCGTTGGAACTTTTACAAACCGTTGGACAGGCGCAAAGCGGTATTGCTGTTCTTTCTCGCGTAGGTTTCGAAACCTTGGGTTTGCAGACTTATTTAACCGCCGGGCCAAAAGAAGCCCGAGCTTGGACTATCCGCCGCGGGGCTACTGCTCCTGAAGCGGCTGGGGTAATTCACACCGACTTCCAAAAGGGATTCATTAAAGCCGAAATCGTCAGTTTTGCGGATTTGGTAGAGGCCGGCTCAGTTTCAGAGGCCAAATCTCGGGGAAAAGTGCGGATGGAAGGCAAGGAATATGTGATGTCTGACGGAGATGTTGTTGAATTTCGATTCAATGTCTGA